One Setaria viridis chromosome 5, Setaria_viridis_v4.0, whole genome shotgun sequence genomic region harbors:
- the LOC117858083 gene encoding phytyl ester synthase 1, chloroplastic, producing the protein MPVAALHPLPAVVGAGRRGFRRQARFGLRASSLESPSAAVTVLNGVAGAPVERMEKVKEDKADVPVVKDEDEKKGLDVLYDDGFGSVTVKDYFAAAKAVSRDDGGPPRWFCPVECGRPAVDDAPLLLFLPGTDGVGMGLILHHKSLGKVFEVRCLHIPINDRTPFEGLLQTVENTIEHEHDLSPNRPIYLVGDSFGGCLAVAVAARNPQIDLVLILVNPATSFARTPLQPILPLLESMPSEFHVTVPYLLSFVMGDPLKMASVSIENNLSPPETLQKLSDSLTSMLPLLSELADIIPRDTLLWKLKLLKTGAAYANSRLHAVQAEVLLLASGNDNLLPSGDEADRLFKALKNCRVRYFKDNGHTLLLEDGVNLLSVIKGVNMYRRRRQRDFVTDYLPPTLSEFKKTFDEDHKLFHLALSPVMMSTLKNGKIVRGLSGIPDQGPVLFVGYHALMGIELSPLYEEFLREKKTIVRGLAHPFLFGTKFESSRQELSRLDTVSMYGGLPVTPINMYRLFERNEFVLLYPGGVREALHRKGEEYKLFWPDQPEFVRMAARFGVTVIPFGCVGEDDVLELVLDYNDQKNIPGLREWIESVNKEADRVRDSVKGEDGNQDMYLPALLPKVPGRFYYLFGKPIEMKGMNSLVRDRKSANDVYLRIKSEVEEIMSYLKRKREEDPYRSIAQRALYQATWGTSAQVPTFEP; encoded by the exons ATGCCCGTCGCCGCGCTCCACCCCCTCCCGGCCGTCGTCGGGGCCGGCCGCCGAGGGTTCCGACGCCAGGCGCGGTTCGGCCTCCGCGCGAGCTCCCTGGagtcgccgtcggcggccgtgACGGTGCTGAATGGCGTGGCAGGGGCGCCCgtggagaggatggagaaggtGAAGGAGGATAAGGCCGATGTGCCAGTGGTGAAGGACGAGGATGAGAAGAAGGGGCTAGACGTCCTCTACGACGACGGCTTCGGCAGCGTCACCGTCAAGGACTACTTCGCGGCGGCCAAGGCCGTGTCCAGGGACGACGGCGGCCCGCCGCGCTGGTTCTGCCCCGTCGAGTGCGGCCGCCCGGCGGTGGACGacgcgccgctgctgctcttCTTGCCAG GAACGGATGGCGTCGGGATGGGGCTCATCCTGCACCACAAGTCGTTGGGCAA AGTATTCGAGGTTCGTTGCTTGCATATACCAATCAATGATCGTACGCCATTTGAAG GGTTGCTACAAACCGTCGAAAATACTATCGAGCATGAGCATGATTTATCACCAAACAGACCAATATACCTTGTTGGAGATTCATTTGGTGGATGCCTtgcagtggcagtggcagctCGTAATCCACAAATTGATTTGGTTCTGATACTAGTAAATCCAG CTACATCATTTGCAAGGACTCCATTGCAGCCAATATTGCCTCTTCTGGAATCAATGCCAAGCGAGTTTCATGTTACAGTTCCATATCTTCTCAGTTTTGTCATGG GTGACCCTCTAAAGATGGCTTCGGTTAGCATTGAAAACAACCTATCTCCTCCAGAAACTCTACAGAAGTTGTCAGACAGTCTCACTTCAATGCTGCCTTTGCTTTCG GAGTTGGCAGATATTATACCAAGAGATACTCTTTTGTGGAAGTTAAAACTTCTCAAGACCGGAGCAGCCTATGCAAATTCTCGTCTTCATGCTGTACAAGCAGAAGTTCTACTTCTTGCCAG CGGTAACGACAATCTTCTACCAAGCGGAGATGAAGCAGATCGACTCTTCAAGGCACTGAAGAACTGCAGAGTTCGATACTTCAAGGACAATGGTCATACACTACTCTTG GAGGATGGTGTCAATCTGTTATCTGTCATAAAGGGAGTAAACATGTATCGCCGCAGAAGGCAAAGGGATTTTGTAACTGATTATCTCCCTCCTACTTTAAGTGAGTTCAAGAAAACATTTGATGAGGATCACAA ACTTTTTCACCTTGCACTGAGCCCAGTCATGATGTCTACGCTGAAGAATGGAAAAATTGTCCGTGGTCTTTCTGGCATTCCTGATCAGGGTCCTGTCTTGTTCGTGGGCTATCATGCGCTCATGGGTATCGAATTGAGTCCACTGTATGAAGAGTTCTTGAGGGAGAAGAAAACAATTGTTCGTGGCTTGGCTCATCCATTTTTGTTTGGAACAAAATTTGAGTCTTCGCGCCAGGAGTTATCTCGGTTGGATACAGTTTCTATGTATGGTGGACTACCGGTCACCCCAATTAATATGTACAGGTTATTTGAGAGGAATGAATTTGTTCTGCTTTATCCTGGTGGTGTTCGTGAAGCCCTTCATAGGAAG GGTGAAGAATACAAGTTGTTTTGGCCAGATCAACCAGAATTTGTAAGAATGGCGGCACGGTTTGGGGTGACTGTCATACCCTTTGGGTGTGTAGGAGAAGATGATGTTCTAGAG TTGGTTCTGGATTACAATGATCAGAAGAACATCCCTGGCCTTCGGGAATGGATAGAGTCAGTCAACAAAGAAGCTGACAGAGTGAG GGATAGTGTCAAAGGGGAGGATGGGAATCAAGACATGTACTTGCCTGCTCTTCTCCCAAAAGTACCTGGTCGATTCTACTATCTATTCGGCAAACCGATTGAAATGAAAGGGATGAACAGCCTTGTCAGAGACAGAAAGAGTGCAAATGATGTGTATCTACGCATAAAATCAGAAGTGGAGGAGATAATGTCGTATCTAAAGAGGAAGAGGGAGGAAGACCCTTACAGGAGTATTGCGCAGCGTGCGCTATACCAGGCAACATGGGGCACCTCTGCTCAAGTCCCAACTTTTGAACCATGA